In Corynebacterium sp. P4-C1, the sequence GCGCAACCGAGAAGATGTTCACGGGTGCGCACATCAACTCCACCGAGGACCGCGCTGTTCTGCACACCGCTCTGCGTATCCCGGCGGAACAGGACCTTTCCGTGAACGGGCAGGACGTGGCGGCGGATGTCCACGAGGTGTTGGGCCGGATGCGAGATTTCGCGTCCAAGCTGCGGTCGGGTGAGTGGCTCGGGCACACAGGCCACACGATCAAAAAGGTGGTCAACATCGGCATCGGCGGCTCCGACCTAGGGCCCGCAATGGCCACGAAAGCACTGCGCACGTATGCGACGGCCGGGATCACCGCCGAGTTCGTGTCCAACGTGGATCCGGCAGACATGACGAGCGTGCTCGACAACGCCGACCCGGGTGAAACACTGTTCATCGTCGCGTCGAAGACCTTCACCACCCAGGAGACGCTGTCCAACGCGCACGCCGCGAAGCGGTGGCTGCTAGAGCAGTTCGACGGCGATGAGTCCGCCATTGCGAAGCACTTCGTGGCAGTGTCCACGAATGCGGAGAAGGTCGCGGAATTCGGCATCGACACCGACAACATGTTCCCGTTCTGGGATTGGGTCGGCGGCCGCTATTCCGTGGATTCGGCGATCGGCCTGTCGCTCATGGCAGTCATCGGCCCGCAGGACTTCATGCGCTTCCTCGAGGGTTTCCACGCCATGGACGAGCACTTCCGCAGTACACCGCTGGAGGAGAATATTCCGGCGCTAATGGGTCTGCTGAACATCTGGTACCGCAATTTCTACGGCACGGACACCCACGCCGTCCTCCCCTACTCCGAGGATCTTTCCCGCTTCCCCGCGTACCTCCAGCAGCTCACCATGGAGTCGAACGGCAAGAGCGTGCGTATCGACGGAACCCCGGTCACCTACGACACCGGCGAGATCTTCTGGGGCGAGCCCGGCACCAACGGCCAGCACGCCTTCTACCAGCTGATCCACCAGGGCACGACGATGGTGCCGGCCGATTTCATCGGGTTCGCCAACCCGAAGCAGGACCTGCCGACCGCTTCCGGCGAAGGCTCAATGCACGACCTGCTCATGGGTAATTTCTTCGCGCAGACAAAGGTGCTCGCATTCGGCAAGACCCGGCAAGAGGTCGAGGACGGCGGTGTGAGCCACGAGCTTTCCCCGCACAAGGTGATGCCGGGAAACCGCCCCACCACCACGATCCTCGCCCCCGAGCTCACCCCGCACGCCCTCGGTGCCCTCATCGCGCTATACGAGCACATCGTGTTCACCCAAGGCGTGATCTGGGGCATCAACTCCTTCGACCAGTGGGGCGTGGAGTTGGGCAAGGCCCAGGCCAATGAGCTCGCCGCTGCAGTTTCCGGTGAGGCTGCTCCCGACACCGGTGACTCCTCCACCGACGCGCTCATCGAGTGGTACCGCAGCAGTAAATAACATGAATGCAAAGGGCGCGGGAAACCGGAGGTTTGCCGCACGGCACAGATAAGATTTGTGCATGGGCGATGCCGTTTCACGCGATTCTTATACCCCCAAACAGCGGACCAAGTACCGCCAAGCTCTCCTCGACGATCTCGAGATTTTCGATCACCACCTCCAGGAGGCGGAATTCGTCGACCACGGCACGATCGGGCTCGAGCTCGAACTGAACCTGGTCGACGACGAGATGAATCCCGCCGGCTGCAACGAGGCCGTGCTGAAGGAGCTCTCGGACGAGTACCAGTCCGAGATCGGCCGCTACAACGTCGAGATGAACCACCCGCCACTGGACTTGTCCGGTACCGGCCTGACGGTGCTTCACGAAGGGCTTGATGAGCGCCTGCGCACTGTCTCCGAGGCAGCGAATAAGGCTGGTGCGCATGTCGCGATGATCGGCACTTTGCCGACAATCACCACCGAGTACCTGCAGAGCGACGCGTGGATGACGCAGGAGAACCGTTACTCCGCGTTGTCGAATATGGTCCTCGAGGCACGAGGTGAGCTCGTGGATATCGACATCTCGCGGCAGGAGCGCTACCGCGCGACCTTCGAGGACATCGCCACCGAATCCACCTGCACCTCGATGCAGCTGCACCTGCAGGTCGCTCCCGACCGCTTCCCTGAGGCGTGGAACGCCTCGCAGGCGATTGCGGGCGTGCAGGTGGCTCTGAGCGCGAACTCCCCGCTGTTCATGGGCCGCCGCACGTGGCACGAGTCGCGTATCCCGGTGTTCAAACAGTCCATCGACACCCGCACGGACGTGCTGGTCAACCAGGGCGTCCGTCCGCGTGTGTGGTTCGGTGAGCGCTGGATCACCAGTGTCTTCGACCTGTTCGAAGAAAATGTCCGCTACTTCTCCCCACTCATCCCGGAATCCCGCGCGGATGCGGGCAAGCCAATGATGGACGGCAACAGTCCGGGCCTGCACTACCTGAACCTGCACAACGGCACGGTGTGGCGCTGGAACCGACCGATTTATGATCCGTCGCTTGAGCTGTCCCACATCCGTGTGGAGAACCGCCTTCTGGCGGCTGGCCCAACCACGATCGACATCGTCGCCGACGCCGCGTTCTACTACGGGTTGGCGAAATTCCTGGGCGAGCAAACCCGCCCGGTGTGGTCGCGCCTGACCTTCGACGATGCGCGTGACAATTTCTACGCCGGCGCCCGAGACGGCATCGGCGCGACGATGGTGTGGCCGACGTTGGGGCGCATCGACGTTTCCAACCTCGTCCTCAACCACCTGCTCGACCAGGCGCACGAAGGCCTGCGCATGCTCGACGTCGATGAAGAGCTGTCGGAGAAGTACCTCGCCGTGATCGAGGGGCGCGCCTGGCACCGCCAGAATGGTGCGACATGGCAGTTGGACGCTCTGGACGCGTTCGGCGCCGGCACAAAACCCGGCACCCCGGAACGGCAGAAGGCGCTCGCAGATGCGCTCCGGATGTATTTAGAGAACCAAAAGTCTGGCACTCCGGTTCATTCTTGGTCCACCGACTTCCGATAGGGCAAGATACTTGCCATGTCCGCGATCATTGACTGGATTGTCAGTTTGATGGATACGCTCGGCGCCCCTGGCGTCGGCATTGCCATCCTGCTTGAAAACCTCTTCCCGCCCATCCCTTCTGAGGTGGTCCTGCCGCTTGGCGGCTTCACCGTCGCCCAGGGCTCGCTGAGCTTCATCCCGGTGTTCATCTGGGCCACCGTCGGATCAGTCGTCGGCGCGTATCTGCTGTACGGCCTCGGCGCCTGGCTCGGCGCGGACCGCCTGCGCGCGATCGCCGACTGGATGTGGCTGGTCAAGGTATCCGATGTGGATAAATCCCTCGCCTGGTTCGACAAGTACGGCAAGCCGTCCATCCTCTTCGGCCGCCTCATCCCCGGCATCCGTTCGCTAATCTCCATTCCCGCCGGCCTTGACCGGATGAGCCTGCTCACCTTCGGTCTGTGGACCACCCTCGGCTCCGCCGTTTGGAATTTCATCCTCATCTTCTTGGGCTTCAAGCTCGGCGAGAACTGGGAGGCCGTCACCGGCTACGTCGACCAGTACTCCAAGGTTGTCTACGTGATTCTCATCCTGATCCTGCTCGGCTTCCTGATCTTTTTCATCCGCCGGGCGATCCGCGAGAAGAACGAAGGAGCCACTGCTTAATCAGGCTCCGGCTGACAGCTGGGGCACCACCAGATCACGCGCTCTAAATCGCCCTGCCCGCCCAGAAACCCCTTGGTGATCAAGGTGGTGCACCGGCGGCAGGGTTTCTTGTTGCGTCCGAACACATAGGTGGTCTCGCCGGCGCGTTTGATACCAGTGGACACGCGTTTCACTTCGTCCTTGTTGGCCCACATCAGACGGCGGGCGATGCGCAGGAGCTTGTCGACACCTTCTTCGCCCACCTCCCCCACCGTCCGCGCAGGGTGGACGCCGCCGAGGAAGCAGATTTCCGCGCGGTATTCATTGCCGATGCCGGCGACGCGGTACTGGTCCAACAGGCTTCGACCAATTTCCCGGTCCGGATCAGCGAGGATGCGGCGTGTCGCTTCGTGAACGTCGAAGTCCTCCGCGAGCAGATCAGGTCCGAGGTAGCCCATCTGGGTCTCGTACTCACGGGCGGGGAACACGTCGACAAGCCCGAGGTCGTGACCGACGAGCTCGATGTCGCCGGCGGCGTCGGCAAGCTGGAGCACCACACGCGCAGTGTGGCCGGGCTTCGACCAGCGAGCCCCAGCGCGGTGCACGGACCACGTGCCCTCCATTTTCAGGTGCGTGTGCAGGATCGGTGGTTCGTGGCCGTCGGCGCCGAACTGCATGAACAGGTGTTTCCCATACGGCCAGACGCACTCGCAGGTCATGCCCGTGAAGTCGACGGTGGCAAACCGCGGGACACGCAACGATGACGCTGTCACCTCACGCCCGGTCATGAACTGCAACCGCTTGGACAGCTGGTAGACGGAATCACCTTCGGGCATCCAACACCTCGAACGGGTTGAGCACCGGGACCCCTAGCCGCCGGAAATCTTTCTCGTTGCGCGTCACGACTGTGAAGCCGTGTGAAGAGGCAGTGGCCGCGATAAGAGCATCCCTTTCCGGAGCCGGGTCCGGGACGTGTCGGGGTGCGCATCGACGAGCGACGTCGAGGTCGATCGGCAGTATCCGTCCCTGGAATGCGCGGATCACCGTGTGATCGAGCCAGTTCTGCAACCGCCGTGCCTGTTCCGCATCACGCCGTTCCAGGCGGCGAATACCGATCTCAATCTCCATCACCGTGATGACGGAAATATGGAGTTCAGCTTCGCTGCGCTCCCCAACCCATGCCAAGACTCCCCTGTCAGGACGAGGTTTATGAAACTGGCTAACAACGTTCGTATCGAGGATGTACATCAGAATTCGACCGGCCGCATGCGTAATTCGGTCTTCTCTAAATCCACGTCGACGGGATCATCGATCAATAGCTTTTCGACAAAGCTCCCAGGGGAACGCGTCAGCCTCTTGTACTCTCCGTAAGACATAAGCACATGGGATGGTTCACCACGGTCAGTAACGATTACCGGGGATACAAGCGCTTCCCGTTTCGCCCGACTGAGCTCCTGGTTAAACTCACGAGCAGACATCAACTGAGTCATCAGCACTCCCTCCGTAGCAACATGACTACATCCTAGGGATAAGTTGAATCCCCCGTCAATCGTCGAAATTCAGATTCCCATCAAGTTCCTCCAACGCCTCGGCTACACTCCTTCCGCGCCGCTTCCGCGGGGAGACGGCCTTCCCGCCGATCTTCGCGCCGCGCGGGGATGGTGCCGCGCCGTAGTTCTTCAGCCCGAAGGCCGGTCCACCGTTGTACTTCTCCACAACAAGCGGACTCAGACGGCCCTGCGCGACGGCATCGGCAAGCGCGCCGATCACCATGGCCAAAAGCTCCGTTTCCTCCCCCACCCCTTCCGGGAAGCCTTCGAAGAAGGTGGTCATGGTCTTACCGCCGCGGGTGATGTGGGCAGCGAGCAGGCCGTCGATAAGCACGACCAGCGCACCAGCCGAGCGGGTGGGGCCGCTTTCGGGCCACGGCAGCGCCGCGCCGTACGGGTTAGCGGGGTCGGTCGCGGCGAGCACGTAGACCTTCGGTTCTTTGGTGCCGGACGGCCATCCGACGAGGTCGTCCGAGTCCTGGTAGCCGCGCAGACGGTCGATGGTGGCGGGCGTGGAGAACTGCGCCGCGCCGAGCCCTTCGACGAGGTAGCCGCGCAACGCCTGGCCGGATTCCTCGAAGCCGGACAGAGTCTTGTAGGCCAGCGCGAAACCGCCGAGGACATCTTCGGCGACGATGCTGCCGCGGGTGACCACGCCGTAGCGGTCGAGCCACGCCTCGCCGTGTGCGACGGAGCGCTGCGTGGCGTCGGTGTCGGGAGTGGGCGTCGCAGCCCAGCGTCCCGTCATGTCCGGCGGGGTCACGGTGGCGAACGTCGTGCGGCCCGAGCGGATGCGGCTTCTCGCCGGCCTCCGCTTCGCGCGGTGCGCCGTCTTGCCGTGCTTTCCCCCGGCCAAGCGGGCGCGGATCGGGGCGAAGGAGTCAGGTGAGATCAGCCCTGCCTCCACCAGGTCCCACATGGACTCGCGGAGCTCCTCGGCGGTGGTGGAAGCCTCGCTCGCCGGACCGAGCAGGTCCGTGAACAGGTAGCCGCCGCCGGCGTCGATCTTCTCCATGACCCGCTGCTGGGTCAGGCTCAACAGCGGTTCCTCCGGCACGGGGATGAGCTGGGCGGCGTAGTCGGCGGGCAGCAGCATGATCCACGGATCCCGCGATCCGGCCTTGCCCGCGCCGACAATCTGCACTTCGCCGGAGAGAGTGAGCTCATCCAGCATCTCCGGTGAATAGTCGCCCACGCGGCTGGGCAGAATCATCGACTCCCAGGCGCTCGCCGGCAGGCGGACTCCGGCCAGCTGCTCAATAACGGAGAAGACCCCGTCCGCCCCGCGGAGGGACGGGCGGACACCGGCAGGCGCGACATTGAGCCAGGCGGGCATGAAACGCCCGAGCGCTGACTGGGACACAGGCCGTGTCTGGGCCCGCGCCGCCGCGAGGGAGCGGGTGCGCACGATGCGCAGGACATCTGCCCCCATGTATTCCTGCTCGTCGACGCCCTGGCGGTAACGGCCCTCAATGACCTTGCCGTCTTCGATGAGGCGCTTCAGTGTCTCATAGGAGGCACCGACGGACAGACCGAATGCGGCGGCGAAGTCGCGCAGGGTGAACGGGCCGCGTGTGCGCACCCACCGGCTGACCAGTTGGCTGAGCGCGTCCGGGATCGTGGCCACCTGGGCGGCGATGCCGGGAGGGACGGGGACACCGAGGCCGTCGCGAAGCAATGGCGCGTCGAGCGCTTGGGCGAGATGCTCACGGCCACCGATGCGCACGCGCATCATGCGCTTGCCCAGATTCTCTTCGAGTGCCACGGCGGGAACCGAGGTGTAGAGCTCGAGTTCGTCGACGGGAATGGGTCCGACGATGCGGAGCGTGTCGGCGAATTGTTCGGAGGTCTCGGCCTTTCC encodes:
- a CDS encoding DedA family protein, which codes for MSAIIDWIVSLMDTLGAPGVGIAILLENLFPPIPSEVVLPLGGFTVAQGSLSFIPVFIWATVGSVVGAYLLYGLGAWLGADRLRAIADWMWLVKVSDVDKSLAWFDKYGKPSILFGRLIPGIRSLISIPAGLDRMSLLTFGLWTTLGSAVWNFILIFLGFKLGENWEAVTGYVDQYSKVVYVILILILLGFLIFFIRRAIREKNEGATA
- a CDS encoding DNA-formamidopyrimidine glycosylase family protein; translated protein: MPEGDSVYQLSKRLQFMTGREVTASSLRVPRFATVDFTGMTCECVWPYGKHLFMQFGADGHEPPILHTHLKMEGTWSVHRAGARWSKPGHTARVVLQLADAAGDIELVGHDLGLVDVFPAREYETQMGYLGPDLLAEDFDVHEATRRILADPDREIGRSLLDQYRVAGIGNEYRAEICFLGGVHPARTVGEVGEEGVDKLLRIARRLMWANKDEVKRVSTGIKRAGETTYVFGRNKKPCRRCTTLITKGFLGGQGDLERVIWWCPSCQPEPD
- a CDS encoding type II toxin-antitoxin system VapC family toxin, whose product is MYILDTNVVSQFHKPRPDRGVLAWVGERSEAELHISVITVMEIEIGIRRLERRDAEQARRLQNWLDHTVIRAFQGRILPIDLDVARRCAPRHVPDPAPERDALIAATASSHGFTVVTRNEKDFRRLGVPVLNPFEVLDARR
- a CDS encoding glutamate-cysteine ligase family protein, encoding MGDAVSRDSYTPKQRTKYRQALLDDLEIFDHHLQEAEFVDHGTIGLELELNLVDDEMNPAGCNEAVLKELSDEYQSEIGRYNVEMNHPPLDLSGTGLTVLHEGLDERLRTVSEAANKAGAHVAMIGTLPTITTEYLQSDAWMTQENRYSALSNMVLEARGELVDIDISRQERYRATFEDIATESTCTSMQLHLQVAPDRFPEAWNASQAIAGVQVALSANSPLFMGRRTWHESRIPVFKQSIDTRTDVLVNQGVRPRVWFGERWITSVFDLFEENVRYFSPLIPESRADAGKPMMDGNSPGLHYLNLHNGTVWRWNRPIYDPSLELSHIRVENRLLAAGPTTIDIVADAAFYYGLAKFLGEQTRPVWSRLTFDDARDNFYAGARDGIGATMVWPTLGRIDVSNLVLNHLLDQAHEGLRMLDVDEELSEKYLAVIEGRAWHRQNGATWQLDALDAFGAGTKPGTPERQKALADALRMYLENQKSGTPVHSWSTDFR
- a CDS encoding type II toxin-antitoxin system Phd/YefM family antitoxin — translated: MTQLMSAREFNQELSRAKREALVSPVIVTDRGEPSHVLMSYGEYKRLTRSPGSFVEKLLIDDPVDVDLEKTELRMRPVEF
- the pgi gene encoding glucose-6-phosphate isomerase, translated to MTDITSTTAWNDLLKLHAEKNKTTLRELFERDDQRAEKFTFDGAGLHVDLSKNLVDGEILEALVALAEEADLKGATEKMFTGAHINSTEDRAVLHTALRIPAEQDLSVNGQDVAADVHEVLGRMRDFASKLRSGEWLGHTGHTIKKVVNIGIGGSDLGPAMATKALRTYATAGITAEFVSNVDPADMTSVLDNADPGETLFIVASKTFTTQETLSNAHAAKRWLLEQFDGDESAIAKHFVAVSTNAEKVAEFGIDTDNMFPFWDWVGGRYSVDSAIGLSLMAVIGPQDFMRFLEGFHAMDEHFRSTPLEENIPALMGLLNIWYRNFYGTDTHAVLPYSEDLSRFPAYLQQLTMESNGKSVRIDGTPVTYDTGEIFWGEPGTNGQHAFYQLIHQGTTMVPADFIGFANPKQDLPTASGEGSMHDLLMGNFFAQTKVLAFGKTRQEVEDGGVSHELSPHKVMPGNRPTTTILAPELTPHALGALIALYEHIVFTQGVIWGINSFDQWGVELGKAQANELAAAVSGEAAPDTGDSSTDALIEWYRSSK